One genomic region from Doryrhamphus excisus isolate RoL2022-K1 chromosome 14, RoL_Dexc_1.0, whole genome shotgun sequence encodes:
- the LOC131101478 gene encoding tetraspanin-13-like has product MACAGFTCSKHSLCALNILYIMVSLLMIGIAAWGKWFGLVSSFQVVGGVVGVGVFLFFVALAGLVGAMKHHQVLLFFYMIILFMVFIVQFSVSSACLAINKEQQDHLLEVGWNNSRSTQKDVEKSLNCCGFRQVDLNATCDAACFPNHSCLPCADKIQEHADEVLRFVGGTGLFFSFTEILGVWLTYRYRNQKDPRANPSAFL; this is encoded by the exons ATGGCTTGCGCTGGATTCACCTGCTCCAAACACTCCTTGTGTGCGCTCAACATCCTTTACATT ATGGTGAGTCTGCTGATGATCGGGATAGCAGCATGGGGCAAGTGGTTTGGCCTGGTCTCCAGTTTCCAAGTGGTAGGCGGCGTCGTGGGAGTGGGCGTCTTCCTCTTCTTTGTGGCTCTGGCCGGCCTCGTTGGTGCAATGAAGCACCACCAGGTCCTCCTGTTCTTC TACATGATCATCCTCTTCATGGTGTTCATCGTGCAGTTCTCCGTCTCCAGTGCCTGTCTGGCCATCAACAAGGAGCAACAG GACCATCTGCTGGAGGTTGGCTGGAATAACTCCCGCAGCACCCAGAAAGACGTTGAGAAGAGCCTGAACTGCTGTGGCTTCAGGCAGGTGGACCTGAACGCCACATGTGATGCC gccTGCTTTCCCAATCACTCGTGTTTGCCATGCGCTGATAAGATCCAGGAACACGCTGATGAAGTGTTGCGTTTTGTTGGAGGCACGGGACTCTTTTTCAGCTTCACTGAG ATTTTGGGCGTGTGGCTGACATATCGCTACAGGAATCAGAAGGACCCCCGAGCCAACCCCAGTGCTTTCCTGTGA